The following proteins come from a genomic window of Malus domestica chromosome 02, GDT2T_hap1:
- the LOC103415783 gene encoding trihelix transcription factor ENAP1 — translation MDDMEDDPRYHPKSYSANHHNSSGRRKIHTRNTQYSRPVPNRYAEDDDDELDDFDEGNGREDQYNDEEDEHRHGFNRNFDAEEDFERHPKKRKVKNLESRYEFAPRVRLPNREPGFRAEEEWTEHAVFMLLEVWGDRFLQLGRKSLRSDDWNEVAYKVSEASKIERTETQCKSMLDMLKRKYKKEKEKMEEMGLNSSKWAYFKKMEMLMAASSRQETGLACGVDSGEYVFMNTRVYLERSNGFDEMRDSPGESETDDDGDENGNDDFDVFPPRMAGMRGGDGDEGSSYRVLADSIHKFGEIYEKIESSKRQQMRELEKMRKNFNKELELQKKQILERAQVEIAKIQEADDDDDETDVSVDDLSE, via the coding sequence ATGGACGACATGGAAGACGACCCAAGGTACCATCCGAAATCCTACTCTGCAAACCACCATAACTCTTCTGGTCGCCGGAAAATCCACACCCGAAACACCCAATATTCTCGTCCGGTTCCCAACCGATACGCGGAGGATGACGACGACGAATTGGACGATTTTGACGAAGGAAATGGCCGGGAAGACCAATACAATGACGAGGAAGACGAGCACAGACATGGGTTTAATCGGAATTTTGACGCGGAGGAAGATTTTGAAAGGCACCCAAAGAAGAGGAAGGTGAAGAATTTGGAATCAAGGTACGAGTTTGCCCCTCGGGTGAGATTGCCGAACCGGGAACCGGGTTTTCGTGCTGAAGAGGAGTGGACGGAGCACGCGGTTTTTATGCTGTTGGAGGTTTGGGGTGATAGGTTTCTTCAGCTGGGGAGGAAGAGTTTGAGGTCTGATGATTGGAATGAGGTAGCATACAAAGTCTCAGAGGCGTCGAAGATTGAGAGGACCGAGACGCAATGTAAGTCGATGTTGGATATGCTTAAGAGGAAGTataagaaggagaaggagaaaatggAAGAAATGGGGTTGAACTCTAGCAAATGGGCTTACTTTAAGAAGATGGAAATGTTAATGGCAGCGTCGTCGAGGCAGGAAACTGGGCTTGCTTGTGGGGTTGATTCTGGGGAGTATGTGTTTATGAACACAAGGGTTTATTTGGAGCGGTCGAATGGGTTCGATGAGATGAGGGATAGTCCTGGTGAGTCAGAGACagatgatgatggtgatgagaatgggaatgatgatttcgATGTGTTTCCACCAAGAATGGCTGGGATGCGTGGAGGGGACGGGGATGAAGGGTCTTCGTATAGAGTGTTGGCGGATTCAATTCACAAGTTTGGGGAGATTTATGAGAAGATTGAGAGTAGTAAGAGGCAGCAGATGAGGGAATTGGAGAAGATGAGGAAAAATTTCAACAAGGAATTGGAGTTGCAGAAGAAGCAGATTCTTGAGAGGGCGCAGGTGGAAATTGCGAAAATTCAGGAggctgatgatgatgatgatgagacAGATGTTTCTGTTGACGATCTCAGTGAATGA